One part of the Archaeoglobaceae archaeon genome encodes these proteins:
- a CDS encoding SCP2 sterol-binding domain-containing protein, which yields MVDVLYPKEGFANLVGNLLMQNIRRDKKKAKIAMKTRGIAVIEVKDLGFSATIEFKGDKIEVRNGKPEGSNYALISANYGVISSLLGNSSTIKTLKLIISGKLRVKKIGLAKRLSVIMSTR from the coding sequence ATGGTGGATGTTCTCTATCCAAAAGAGGGGTTCGCAAACCTTGTTGGAAACTTGCTTATGCAGAATATTCGCAGAGATAAAAAAAAGGCAAAAATTGCTATGAAAACCCGCGGAATAGCTGTGATAGAGGTTAAAGATTTAGGATTTAGTGCCACCATTGAGTTTAAAGGAGATAAAATTGAAGTCAGAAACGGAAAACCAGAAGGATCGAATTACGCATTGATTTCCGCTAATTATGGAGTTATAAGTTCATTACTCGGAAATTCAAGTACTATAAAAACTCTTAAGTTAATTATTTCAGGAAAATTAAGGGTGAAGAAAATAGGTTTGGCAAAAAGACTTAGTGTTATTATGAGCACACGGTAG
- a CDS encoding SCP2 sterol-binding domain-containing protein has product MAVVYPSLEWMNEVLKKVNNDQELKKVAANWEGDYLCKIEVDEEALKDFRDPERLAGFIAMLATIPVEKWGKFKGSPEEKFLNKLGIELDPDKLDITKLNAEELAKKVSELKIEDVKGAATYIWMDFWHGELRNMEFAAPGEHSNAKFKLIGTYGVFKQLISGKADPITLVVSGKLKLQGDIGYMMRNMNAVRRFMELMSSIPIK; this is encoded by the coding sequence ATGGCAGTTGTGTATCCATCTTTGGAATGGATGAACGAAGTTTTGAAAAAAGTCAACAATGACCAGGAACTAAAAAAAGTCGCCGCAAACTGGGAGGGGGATTATCTCTGCAAAATTGAAGTCGATGAAGAAGCTTTAAAAGACTTCAGAGATCCTGAAAGACTTGCAGGATTCATAGCCATGCTTGCAACAATCCCTGTTGAAAAGTGGGGAAAGTTCAAAGGTAGTCCTGAGGAAAAGTTCCTGAACAAACTCGGAATCGAACTTGATCCTGATAAACTTGACATTACAAAGCTAAACGCTGAGGAACTGGCTAAAAAAGTTTCTGAATTAAAAATAGAAGATGTAAAAGGTGCAGCAACGTATATCTGGATGGACTTCTGGCATGGTGAACTCAGAAACATGGAGTTTGCTGCACCAGGCGAGCATAGTAATGCAAAATTCAAACTCATAGGCACTTATGGTGTGTTTAAGCAACTCATAAGCGGAAAAGCGGATCCGATAACTCTTGTGGTTAGTGGTAAATTGAAGCTGCAGGGAGACATTGGTTACATGATGAGAAACATGAATGCAGTTAGGAGATTCATGGAATTGATGTCTTCAATACCCATCAAGTAA
- a CDS encoding acyl-CoA dehydrogenase family protein, whose product MDFDFSQEHRIFKSSLREFLEKEIAPIVDEKERRGGLTKEEALELYAKFKKIGIGYDPESISVYFEDPFYYGIASEEISRVWASLNVVIGMSFPVVFVNLASDETKDALGKKLEKNQVIGCLAVTEPEAGSDTSTLKTTAVLDGDEYVLNGTKTWISNAPIADVALVAATVKDTGTQEMFLVDRINSPFEASELHKLGWRCAPTGEIYLKNCRVPKENALTNMIAKSLAGEAKIPIHEGIAKLFGYMSPLNAIFCMMRAGMALMATGISQACLDASISYAKQRKQFGRPIGRFQLIQDMLFKMSAITESSRLLSYKALYLVTKGDPQARLMSSLAKAYACEGSVKVAYNAIQIHGGLGLSDEYPVERYFRDARMMTIPDGTTEVQKLIVGRELLGKGFSAYV is encoded by the coding sequence ATGGATTTCGATTTTTCGCAGGAGCACAGAATATTCAAAAGCTCCCTTAGAGAGTTTTTGGAGAAGGAAATTGCACCGATAGTTGACGAAAAGGAAAGAAGAGGAGGTTTGACAAAAGAAGAGGCTTTAGAGCTGTATGCTAAATTTAAAAAGATCGGAATAGGCTATGATCCTGAAAGTATCTCTGTCTACTTTGAAGACCCATTTTACTACGGGATTGCAAGTGAAGAAATAAGCAGAGTGTGGGCGAGTCTTAACGTCGTAATTGGGATGTCTTTTCCGGTAGTTTTCGTGAATCTGGCTTCTGATGAGACCAAAGATGCGCTTGGGAAGAAGCTTGAAAAGAATCAAGTTATAGGATGTCTTGCGGTTACAGAACCAGAAGCTGGAAGTGATACATCAACTCTAAAAACAACAGCTGTCCTTGATGGAGATGAATATGTTTTAAATGGAACCAAGACTTGGATTAGCAACGCCCCGATTGCAGACGTTGCTTTGGTTGCAGCTACTGTAAAGGATACCGGGACTCAAGAAATGTTTTTAGTAGATAGAATCAACTCGCCATTTGAGGCCAGCGAATTGCACAAACTCGGATGGCGTTGTGCTCCAACCGGTGAGATTTATCTTAAAAATTGCAGGGTTCCAAAGGAGAACGCATTGACGAATATGATTGCAAAATCTCTTGCTGGCGAGGCGAAAATTCCAATTCATGAAGGCATTGCAAAGCTTTTTGGTTATATGTCTCCTTTAAATGCAATTTTCTGCATGATGCGTGCTGGAATGGCCTTAATGGCCACAGGAATCTCTCAAGCTTGTTTAGATGCATCCATCAGCTATGCAAAACAAAGAAAACAATTTGGGAGACCCATAGGTAGATTTCAGTTAATCCAGGATATGCTGTTCAAGATGAGTGCCATAACTGAATCCTCAAGACTTCTATCGTATAAGGCGCTATACTTGGTTACAAAGGGAGACCCACAGGCGAGATTGATGTCATCGCTTGCAAAAGCCTATGCATGTGAGGGTTCAGTTAAGGTCGCTTACAATGCAATTCAGATTCATGGTGGCCTTGGCTTAAGTGATGAATACCCTGTTGAGAGATACTTCAGAGATGCGAGAATGATGACTATACCTGACGGGACTACAGAAGTGCAAAAGCTGATAGTCGGAAGAGAACTGCTGGGAAAGGGTTTCTCTGCTTATGTATGA
- a CDS encoding AMP-binding protein, whose product MYEWLKSYSVLGLRESLDFPEIPLFKFFEDSAKELPENTACSFQKDNYTYSEILDFLNKLSNYFSTIIKKGDRILIALPNCPEFLISELAVLKAGGVCAITNPLQGKAEINRCIEKVKPKIVVSTEILNEKVPHILVEHEKRDEFWGTIRDHEPKAPKVEINPKEDIAVIMFTGGVTGVPKAVMLTHYNITTNVYQVLPWILGGAAEAFKGSSILLALPISHSYGHWALHSGILWAMNIIMIPDPSNYDEIAEKINKYKPLITVGVPKQYMKLLSKEVDFTLAISGSAPLPKAVAERHMLKNPIPIIEGYGLTETSPVTHVNIFAIAKFLGKDVDPKIGSIGVPVVGTEAKIVKDDGTTAKIGEIGELYIRGPQVMKGYWEAESPLKDDWLPTGDLAYMDGDGFFYIVGRAKEMINVSGYKVYPRVVEEVLLRHPDVEMCAVIGVPKKNGSEIVKAFVKLKKGARINPEELIDFCSKELPKYAVPREIEIRENLPTNYVQKILKRLLLEEELKKLQ is encoded by the coding sequence ATGTATGAATGGTTAAAGAGTTACAGCGTGCTGGGTCTAAGAGAAAGCCTTGATTTCCCTGAAATTCCTCTTTTTAAGTTTTTCGAGGATTCTGCAAAAGAGCTTCCAGAAAATACTGCCTGTTCTTTTCAAAAAGATAACTATACCTATTCCGAAATTCTTGATTTTTTGAATAAATTAAGCAATTATTTTTCAACTATAATTAAAAAAGGAGATAGAATTCTCATTGCTCTTCCTAATTGCCCGGAGTTCTTAATCTCAGAACTGGCTGTGTTAAAAGCGGGAGGGGTTTGCGCAATAACAAATCCTCTTCAGGGAAAAGCAGAAATAAATAGATGCATCGAAAAGGTGAAACCAAAAATTGTTGTGTCCACTGAAATTTTAAACGAAAAAGTTCCACATATTTTGGTTGAACATGAAAAAAGAGATGAATTCTGGGGCACGATTAGAGATCATGAACCAAAAGCTCCAAAAGTTGAAATAAACCCCAAAGAAGATATTGCCGTTATAATGTTCACCGGTGGTGTAACTGGCGTGCCTAAAGCTGTAATGCTAACTCACTACAACATCACAACCAATGTTTATCAGGTTTTACCTTGGATTCTTGGAGGAGCAGCAGAAGCTTTCAAAGGATCATCCATACTGTTAGCATTACCCATTTCTCATTCTTATGGCCACTGGGCACTTCATTCCGGTATTTTATGGGCTATGAATATCATAATGATACCCGATCCATCAAACTACGACGAAATAGCAGAAAAGATCAATAAATACAAGCCACTCATTACCGTGGGCGTCCCAAAGCAATATATGAAACTTTTATCCAAAGAAGTTGATTTTACATTGGCAATCTCAGGCTCGGCGCCATTGCCAAAAGCAGTTGCTGAGAGACACATGCTTAAAAATCCAATTCCCATAATAGAGGGATACGGGCTTACAGAAACTTCACCCGTGACTCATGTAAATATTTTCGCAATTGCCAAGTTTCTTGGCAAAGACGTGGATCCAAAGATAGGTTCGATAGGTGTTCCTGTGGTTGGCACTGAAGCTAAGATAGTGAAAGACGATGGCACCACTGCGAAAATTGGAGAAATTGGGGAACTTTATATCCGTGGTCCACAGGTTATGAAAGGCTATTGGGAGGCAGAAAGTCCACTAAAAGATGACTGGTTACCTACAGGAGATTTAGCATACATGGATGGGGACGGATTCTTTTACATCGTGGGCAGAGCAAAGGAAATGATAAATGTTTCGGGTTATAAAGTTTATCCGAGAGTTGTTGAAGAGGTGTTGCTCAGACATCCGGATGTTGAAATGTGCGCAGTTATTGGTGTTCCAAAGAAAAATGGATCGGAAATTGTAAAAGCCTTTGTAAAGCTTAAAAAAGGAGCAAGAATAAATCCTGAAGAACTTATAGACTTTTGTTCAAAAGAGCTTCCAAAGTATGCGGTTCCAAGAGAAATTGAAATTCGAGAAAATTTACCAACGAACTACGTTCAGAAAATACTTAAAAGATTATTACTCGAAGAAGAGCTGAAAAAGTTACAATAG
- a CDS encoding SRPBCC family protein: protein MNWIRAYRLAIKTFIFGLIWLIIGLLFVLAGVLFFFSGLGFLAILVGLLGLLICATAFIAAVFKVSDNLIREKIREILKTSVVWNIKELEKVPLIRRLLGEKKIAKAVEIKVPIELGFRYIANGENAVEWHPDIREAKRIEGEFGPSSVMKYVAEVGKRRYEFTTKVTHWDPPKKYVDVSKFNTSLIRKYVHEGIFNPTQDGFRYIFVLNFKLGPPGLGWLTTRIKSKEIEESLERALERLKRVLEKKYAEGKLS, encoded by the coding sequence ATGAACTGGATAAGAGCATACAGATTGGCCATAAAAACTTTTATATTTGGGCTTATATGGCTTATTATAGGACTGCTGTTCGTCCTTGCGGGGGTTCTCTTCTTCTTCTCGGGTCTGGGATTTCTGGCAATTCTTGTAGGTCTTTTAGGTCTTCTTATATGTGCCACAGCGTTCATAGCAGCAGTTTTCAAGGTCTCCGACAATTTGATTAGAGAGAAGATACGAGAGATACTGAAAACAAGCGTAGTATGGAATATAAAAGAACTTGAAAAGGTTCCATTGATTCGAAGATTACTTGGTGAGAAAAAAATTGCGAAAGCAGTTGAGATAAAAGTTCCGATAGAGTTAGGGTTCAGATACATAGCAAATGGAGAGAATGCGGTTGAATGGCACCCCGATATAAGAGAGGCAAAAAGAATAGAGGGTGAATTTGGACCGAGTTCCGTGATGAAATACGTTGCAGAAGTAGGAAAAAGGAGATATGAGTTTACAACAAAGGTTACACATTGGGATCCACCCAAAAAGTATGTGGACGTTTCTAAATTCAATACAAGCCTAATAAGAAAATACGTTCACGAGGGAATTTTTAATCCTACTCAGGATGGTTTTAGGTATATTTTTGTCCTGAATTTTAAATTAGGTCCTCCAGGTTTAGGTTGGCTTACTACCAGGATAAAGTCAAAAGAGATAGAAGAGAGCCTTGAAAGAGCATTAGAAAGGCTTAAAAGAGTTCTTGAGAAAAAATATGCTGAAGGCAAACTTTCATAA
- a CDS encoding TIGR04084 family radical SAM/SPASM domain-containing protein — protein MLYIVILTPKCNSKCRYCGGFEEGVMPEKIQYSLDDLKKFVGKSSIAFYGGEPLLELEKMREIMDKIPAERYILQTNGLLLDRLDEIYLKKFSTILVSFDGREHVHNYYRGSYKRVLENAEKVKHYGGELIARMTASLETDIYEDVMHVLSLDIFTHVHWQIDAIWSNFTLKEFEKWVDKYNKGVRRLVKFWIGELLAGRLHRIVPFMGVATAIFDGCNYPPCASGFESFAISTDGRILACPICPDLEWNCLGDIYTGLKKKLDILEPCPNCNYFRFCGGRCLFFNRERLWGEKGFKLVCSTVKNLVDSIFAFKSELTKFREELRYPKFLNTTEIIP, from the coding sequence ATGCTTTACATAGTAATTCTAACCCCGAAGTGCAATTCAAAATGCAGATACTGTGGAGGCTTCGAAGAAGGAGTGATGCCCGAAAAAATTCAGTATAGCTTGGATGATCTGAAAAAATTCGTTGGAAAATCTTCGATTGCCTTTTACGGCGGTGAACCTTTGCTCGAACTCGAGAAAATGAGAGAGATCATGGATAAGATTCCGGCAGAGAGATACATTCTGCAAACAAATGGTCTCTTGCTTGACAGACTGGATGAGATATATTTAAAGAAATTTTCAACAATCCTGGTATCTTTTGATGGCAGGGAACACGTTCACAACTATTACAGGGGTAGCTACAAAAGAGTTCTGGAAAATGCTGAAAAAGTAAAGCATTACGGTGGAGAATTAATCGCAAGGATGACCGCGAGTCTTGAGACTGATATCTACGAAGATGTTATGCACGTTCTCTCGCTGGATATATTCACACACGTTCACTGGCAGATCGACGCAATCTGGAGTAATTTTACTTTAAAAGAGTTCGAAAAATGGGTTGATAAATATAATAAAGGAGTAAGAAGACTTGTAAAGTTCTGGATTGGCGAATTGCTCGCTGGAAGACTTCATAGAATAGTTCCGTTCATGGGCGTTGCTACTGCAATCTTTGATGGATGCAATTACCCTCCATGCGCCTCTGGCTTTGAATCCTTTGCGATTTCGACAGATGGTAGAATTCTTGCCTGTCCAATCTGTCCTGACTTGGAATGGAACTGCCTGGGGGACATTTACACCGGGTTAAAGAAAAAGCTTGATATTCTTGAGCCATGTCCGAATTGCAATTACTTTCGATTCTGTGGTGGTCGTTGTCTGTTCTTCAACAGAGAGAGACTCTGGGGAGAAAAGGGCTTTAAATTAGTCTGTTCAACCGTAAAGAATCTTGTAGATTCGATTTTTGCATTCAAAAGCGAGCTTACAAAATTCAGAGAAGAATTAAGATATCCAAAATTCCTCAATACGACAGAAATCATTCCTTAG
- a CDS encoding Zn-ribbon domain-containing protein, producing the protein MPHRCTKCGKLYADGNMRLLNGCECGNNKFLYVPKEKEVEKAEEVAQELKKEFLRFGIESVRIIAPGQYEINLEKLLEREEIIIALEEDGRYIIHLPSLLKKKSKE; encoded by the coding sequence ATGCCCCACCGTTGCACCAAGTGCGGAAAACTATATGCAGACGGCAACATGCGTCTGTTAAATGGATGTGAGTGTGGAAACAACAAGTTTTTATACGTTCCAAAGGAGAAGGAAGTTGAAAAGGCTGAGGAGGTAGCTCAAGAACTTAAGAAAGAGTTTTTAAGGTTTGGAATTGAAAGCGTCAGAATAATCGCCCCCGGACAGTATGAAATAAATCTTGAAAAGCTACTGGAGAGAGAGGAGATAATAATAGCACTCGAAGAGGACGGAAGATACATAATTCACTTACCTTCGCTACTCAAAAAGAAGTCTAAGGAATGA
- a CDS encoding DUF2073 domain-containing protein, with translation MGVQMNLISKERLSKMGSMEKIRMILDNVKEGRIVVLETGLTPEEEAKLIELTMLEIDHENFVGIEVESYPYREKSMFSKIFGKKQGRLTIIGPANRLKTLEKQEDLIKALIT, from the coding sequence ATGGGTGTTCAGATGAATCTGATTTCCAAGGAAAGACTGAGCAAAATGGGCTCAATGGAAAAAATAAGGATGATACTTGATAACGTAAAGGAAGGAAGGATCGTAGTTCTTGAGACTGGGCTTACACCAGAAGAGGAGGCTAAGCTTATAGAGCTGACAATGTTAGAAATAGATCATGAAAATTTCGTGGGAATAGAGGTGGAAAGCTACCCCTACAGAGAAAAATCAATGTTCTCAAAAATATTCGGTAAAAAACAGGGAAGACTTACTATAATAGGTCCTGCAAACAGGCTGAAAACTTTAGAAAAGCAGGAAGATCTAATAAAGGCCCTTATAACGTGA
- a CDS encoding Era-like GTP-binding protein, with amino-acid sequence MGLLTGLRKRLRFIYKLLLRKDKLKIGIYGPPNAGKTTLANRILRDWVGEIMGSPSEIPHETRRVKLREGVKIEVDGKSVTIDVVDTPGLATKIDFHDFLKYGMSEEEAKRRAKEATEGVIEAIKWLDDLDGVLLVMDATEDPFTQVNVTIVGNIEARKLPLIIVANKIDLPNASPARIKSAFPQHQIVPVSALKGINIDSLYKAIAEKFG; translated from the coding sequence ATGGGTCTGCTCACAGGTTTGAGAAAAAGGTTAAGGTTTATCTACAAGCTTCTTCTCAGAAAAGATAAACTAAAGATCGGAATCTATGGCCCTCCAAATGCTGGAAAGACGACGCTTGCAAACAGAATTTTAAGAGACTGGGTTGGAGAAATTATGGGTTCTCCAAGCGAAATTCCCCATGAGACCAGGAGGGTAAAGCTTAGAGAAGGTGTAAAGATCGAAGTTGATGGTAAGAGTGTAACCATTGACGTGGTTGACACACCCGGGCTTGCAACAAAGATAGATTTTCACGATTTCCTGAAATACGGAATGAGTGAAGAGGAAGCAAAAAGAAGAGCAAAAGAAGCTACAGAAGGGGTTATTGAAGCAATAAAATGGCTTGATGATCTTGATGGTGTTTTGCTCGTTATGGATGCAACAGAAGATCCCTTTACTCAGGTAAATGTCACCATAGTGGGCAATATCGAGGCAAGAAAACTCCCATTAATAATAGTCGCAAACAAAATAGATTTGCCAAATGCCTCACCAGCAAGGATTAAGTCTGCCTTTCCTCAGCACCAGATTGTCCCGGTTTCCGCTTTAAAGGGTATAAACATCGATTCGCTATACAAGGCAATAGCTGAGAAATTCGGGTGA
- a CDS encoding phospholipase D-like domain-containing protein yields the protein MNFLAILSIALLLEICPNPYGSDGAEYLKVYCPDDCVLTDNETQLSIKNGFYTITKNKSEFLSRFEPLGELMEFPKNFALSNDGEKICIVSKNEKDCFHYGKDIKILDEGLIYFRKSVLWDFRYEDWSNFSCLSDRIRGTLIITPADFKAEGFRIASYNFFANFEPRELFVDSKTGVRCGLEAKYLSGPYRNFHYKFGLKDNRVVITTENWVFSKKGYIVEFSSESFANALNNLLDYDSRFLTANKTCSGNAVSKNFGEGKKIEFEANTTLLILPDCNPVFDFVESSKRRLYIIAPYMSLDWFNENGLLSAIQKAKANGAEVTIVLSEEYSGDETKILQREGFEVKKIRNLHGKAIIADDRVLITSANMNMFGLKLNREIGLIIESKDVADFIISDIEKRADFVGSVIPVLIFLLTIVLFWKYRSTS from the coding sequence ATGAACTTCTTGGCAATTCTTAGCATTGCCTTACTTCTTGAGATCTGCCCGAATCCATACGGGAGTGACGGAGCAGAATATTTAAAGGTTTATTGCCCCGATGATTGTGTTTTAACCGATAATGAGACACAATTAAGTATTAAAAATGGGTTTTATACAATTACAAAGAACAAATCAGAATTTCTCAGTAGGTTTGAACCATTAGGAGAACTCATGGAATTTCCAAAAAATTTTGCACTGTCAAATGATGGTGAAAAGATCTGTATTGTTTCAAAAAACGAAAAAGACTGTTTTCACTATGGAAAAGACATCAAAATTCTCGATGAAGGTCTGATCTATTTTAGAAAAAGTGTGCTGTGGGATTTTAGATATGAAGACTGGAGCAATTTTAGCTGTCTGTCAGATCGGATTAGAGGAACGCTTATAATTACTCCCGCCGATTTTAAGGCTGAGGGTTTCAGAATTGCAAGCTACAACTTTTTCGCAAATTTTGAACCCAGAGAGCTCTTTGTGGATTCAAAAACGGGAGTCAGGTGTGGCCTTGAGGCAAAATATCTTTCTGGCCCTTATCGAAACTTTCATTACAAGTTTGGATTAAAAGATAATAGAGTTGTTATAACCACTGAAAACTGGGTTTTCTCTAAGAAAGGATACATAGTCGAGTTTAGTAGTGAATCATTTGCAAACGCTCTGAACAATTTGCTGGATTATGACAGCAGATTTTTAACCGCAAATAAAACCTGTTCAGGAAATGCAGTTAGTAAGAACTTTGGTGAGGGAAAGAAAATCGAATTTGAAGCCAATACGACTCTTTTAATTTTGCCAGACTGTAATCCCGTGTTTGACTTTGTTGAATCTTCTAAAAGGAGACTTTATATAATAGCTCCCTATATGAGTTTAGATTGGTTTAATGAGAACGGATTGCTTTCTGCAATACAAAAAGCCAAAGCTAATGGTGCCGAGGTGACAATAGTGCTCAGCGAAGAATATTCCGGTGATGAAACAAAAATTCTTCAAAGGGAGGGATTTGAAGTAAAGAAGATTCGAAATCTCCATGGTAAGGCTATAATTGCAGACGACAGAGTTTTGATAACGTCTGCGAATATGAACATGTTTGGTTTAAAGCTAAACAGAGAGATAGGGCTGATAATTGAAAGCAAAGATGTAGCAGATTTTATAATTTCTGATATAGAAAAAAGAGCGGACTTCGTCGGATCAGTAATTCCGGTGCTCATTTTCTTGCTTACAATAGTCCTGTTCTGGAAATACAGAAGTACGAGCTAA
- the mptA gene encoding GTP cyclohydrolase MptA codes for MLPDIQFLKPQFPIGLSRVGVTGIKKLVQIVRKEKRPIILISTFDVFVDLPSYLKGVSLSRNFEVVDEVLENLTSQPIGNIEELVIKIGEQLLEKHEYATKAEVSMTSELIMRKNTPVSNQRTQEIAKIFSDASISRKGEKVVFVGAEVTGITACPCAQELIKAKAVERLYKLGFDLGKIEEILSAVPVATHNQRGRATIKVQVKDDFRVSITKLIEIAKSGMSYETFEILKREDELDVVERAHRNTMFVEDSVRKMAFELLKAYPNAPADVVVFLRQENEESIHQHNVVAERVAKIGELRNELLGNS; via the coding sequence ATGCTTCCAGATATCCAGTTTTTAAAACCTCAATTTCCAATTGGGCTCAGCAGAGTCGGTGTTACAGGAATTAAAAAGCTCGTACAGATAGTTAGAAAGGAAAAAAGACCGATTATCCTCATTTCAACATTTGACGTTTTTGTAGATTTACCTTCTTATCTGAAGGGTGTGAGTTTAAGCAGGAACTTTGAAGTTGTGGATGAAGTGCTCGAGAATTTGACATCACAGCCAATTGGAAACATCGAAGAGCTTGTTATCAAAATAGGAGAGCAACTGCTTGAAAAACATGAATATGCCACAAAAGCAGAAGTTTCAATGACTTCAGAGTTAATTATGCGAAAAAATACCCCTGTTAGCAATCAAAGAACCCAAGAAATTGCAAAAATCTTTAGTGATGCCAGCATCTCCAGAAAGGGTGAAAAAGTAGTTTTTGTTGGTGCAGAAGTTACTGGAATAACTGCTTGCCCATGTGCTCAGGAACTCATAAAGGCAAAAGCTGTAGAAAGGTTATACAAACTCGGATTTGATTTAGGAAAAATAGAAGAGATATTGAGCGCAGTTCCTGTAGCTACTCACAATCAACGTGGAAGAGCAACGATAAAGGTTCAGGTAAAGGATGACTTTAGAGTTTCCATAACCAAGCTTATCGAAATTGCCAAATCTGGTATGAGTTATGAAACATTCGAAATTTTAAAGCGAGAGGATGAGCTTGATGTTGTGGAAAGAGCCCATAGAAATACGATGTTTGTAGAAGACAGTGTTCGTAAAATGGCTTTCGAACTTCTTAAAGCCTATCCAAACGCTCCGGCTGATGTGGTTGTATTTTTAAGGCAGGAAAACGAAGAAAGCATACATCAGCATAATGTCGTTGCTGAAAGGGTAGCTAAAATTGGAGAACTGAGAAATGAACTTCTTGGCAATTCTTAG
- a CDS encoding helix-turn-helix domain-containing protein, which translates to MDFKCEDHLRCMLKCALDISCSDFEVYITLLNKNPATIEEISESLNRDKSTVYKSLQKLLEKGLIERDYRILRSGGYRYLYKPVPFQNFKEIMIRSLETWEKRLKDTITALEKMEQEKIEKALNLVR; encoded by the coding sequence ATGGACTTTAAATGTGAGGACCATCTTCGATGTATGCTCAAATGCGCTCTTGATATAAGCTGTTCCGACTTTGAAGTATACATCACACTGTTAAATAAAAACCCAGCCACAATCGAAGAGATATCTGAGAGTTTAAACAGAGATAAAAGCACAGTTTACAAATCTCTTCAAAAATTGCTTGAAAAGGGATTAATAGAAAGAGATTACCGAATTCTTAGAAGTGGAGGATATAGATACCTCTACAAACCAGTGCCATTTCAGAATTTTAAGGAGATCATGATAAGATCTCTTGAAACCTGGGAAAAAAGGCTAAAGGACACGATAACAGCATTGGAGAAAATGGAGCAAGAAAAAATTGAAAAGGCCCTGAATTTAGTCCGCTAA